In Morococcus cerebrosus, a single genomic region encodes these proteins:
- a CDS encoding ABC transporter permease — MSVKPLSLNLINCFVLAVLFLVSLSVGVGDFRWADVFRWTLSDSTELMLVSRLPRTFAIVLTGASMAVAGMIMQILMRNRFVEPSMVGASQSAALGVLVMTLMFPAAGLTAKMSVAAAAALAGMLVFMMLIRRLPPTAQLMVPLVGIIFGGVIEAVATFIAYEFEMMQMLSVWQQGDFSGVLLGRYELLWLTGGLALAAYLIADQLTILGLGETVSVNLGLNRTAVLWVGLVIVALITSLVLVTVGNIPFIGLVVPNIISRLMGDKLRQSLPAVALLGASLVLLCDILGRVIVFPFEIPVSTVFGVLGTVLFLWILLRKPAHVV; from the coding sequence ATGTCCGTCAAACCTTTATCTTTAAATTTAATCAACTGCTTTGTGCTGGCGGTGCTGTTTCTCGTCAGCCTGTCGGTGGGCGTCGGCGATTTCCGCTGGGCGGATGTGTTTCGCTGGACTTTGTCTGACAGCACGGAATTGATGCTGGTCAGCCGCCTGCCGCGCACGTTTGCGATTGTGCTGACGGGGGCATCGATGGCGGTGGCGGGGATGATTATGCAGATTTTGATGCGCAACCGTTTTGTCGAGCCGTCTATGGTGGGCGCAAGTCAGAGCGCGGCGTTGGGTGTGTTGGTGATGACGCTGATGTTTCCGGCTGCCGGGCTGACGGCGAAAATGTCGGTGGCGGCTGCGGCGGCGTTGGCGGGGATGCTGGTGTTTATGATGCTGATACGCCGTTTGCCGCCGACGGCGCAGTTGATGGTGCCGCTGGTAGGGATTATTTTCGGCGGCGTTATCGAGGCGGTGGCGACGTTTATCGCGTATGAGTTTGAGATGATGCAGATGTTGAGCGTGTGGCAGCAGGGCGATTTTTCGGGCGTGCTGTTGGGGCGTTACGAATTGCTGTGGCTGACGGGCGGCTTGGCGTTGGCGGCGTATTTAATTGCCGACCAACTGACGATTTTGGGCTTGGGCGAGACGGTGAGCGTGAATCTGGGTCTGAACCGGACGGCGGTGTTGTGGGTAGGTTTGGTGATTGTCGCATTGATTACGTCGCTGGTGTTGGTAACGGTCGGCAATATTCCGTTTATCGGGCTGGTCGTGCCGAACATCATCAGCCGCCTGATGGGCGACAAGCTGCGCCAAAGTCTGCCTGCGGTGGCTTTGCTCGGCGCGTCGCTGGTGCTTTTGTGCGATATTTTGGGGCGCGTGATTGTGTTCCCGTTTGAGATTCCGGTCTCAACCGTGTTCGGTGTGTTGGGTACGGTGTTGTTCTTGTGGATTTTGTTGAGGAAGCCTGCCCATGTCGTCTGA